Proteins found in one Cheilinus undulatus linkage group 9, ASM1832078v1, whole genome shotgun sequence genomic segment:
- the syt19 gene encoding synaptotagmin-5 isoform X2, which yields MVMQMDYPAPVGKLSFTGDLKAPLSDTVKYCILGISIILLLLALGILAWQTFRCCTQTHSSFSQHNSLNNDLLNSDEKQGTAGGAPCTRVEDVNKEVQRLSRCLSQNLVPSSDSSQTEEVMGDQASIKKVDGTLRFSIYYDQLQSCLVVTILKVEGLVEHSQKCNLHPFVKISLMWAGSHGLELESRVNEECQVLWTVLQEWRTRIVKGSCNPLFGDQFSCVLHEDKELRHMNLRMEVRDFDKFSRHTVLGEVRVPLGQLNISYPLELQENLQIPQKDLVGEVLLSLKFLPTSQRLEVGLLKVKTVLPEICSEKALYARISVQCNQCKLRVSS from the exons ATGGTGATGCAGATGGACTATCCAGCACCTGTGGGGAAACTCTCCTTTACTGGAGACTTGAAGGCGCCACTCTCAGACACAGTCAAGTACTGCATCCTGGGTATCTCAATCATTCTTCTTCTCCTGGCACTCGGTATCTTGGCATGGCAGACCTTCAGatgctgcacacaaacacactcctcATTTTCTCAGCACAACTCTT TGAACAATGATCTACTGAACTcagatgaaaaacaaggaaCAGCAGGAGGAGCTCCGTGTACCAGG GTGGAGGATGTAAACAAAGAGGTCCAAAGGCTGAGTCGCTGTCTCTCCCAGAACTTAGTTCCCTCCTCTGATTCCAGCCAGACAGAGGAAGTCATGGGAGATCAAGCAAGCATTAAAAAG GTTGATGGAACACTACGATTCTCCATCTATTATGACCAGCTACAGTCCTGTCTAGTGGTAACCATCTTGAAGGTGGAGGGACTTGTAGAGCATAGTCAGAAGTGCAACCTCCATCCATTTGTCAAGATAAGTCTCATGTGGGCAGGTTCACATGGACTAGAGTTGGAGAGCAGAGTGAATGAGGAG TGCCAAGTGCTGTGGACAGTGCTGCAGGAGTGGCGGACTCGTATTGTGAAGGGCAGCTGTAATCCTTTATTTGGAGACCAGTTCAGCTGTGTTTTACATGAAGATAAGGAGCTTCGTCACATGAACCTTAGGATGGAG GTGAGGGACTTTGACAAATTCTCCAGACACACAGTTTTAGGAGAGGTGAGGGTTCCTCTGGGGCAGCTCAACATCTCCTACCCCCTGGAGCTCCAAGAAAATCTTCAGATACCCCAGAAG GATCTCGTGGGAGAGGTGCTTTTATCATTGAAGTTTCTTCCCACCTCTCAGAGGCTTGAGGTTGGACTGCTGAAAGTTAAAACAGTCCTGCCAGAAATATGCTCAGAAAAAG cCTTGTATGCCAGGATCAGTGTGCAGTGCAACCAGTGCAAGCTCAG AGTTTCCTCTTGA
- the si:dkey-12e7.4 gene encoding C-factor isoform X1: MNCAMNFKNCGSVLVTGASRGLGLQIVDSLANGGFSPGKIIATSRHPASAQKLQELAAKHPNIHIIPLDVVKQDSIEKCVEEVGQLVQEDGLNCLINNAGINVVADFNTVTTEKMIENFHTNAVAPLMITKAFLPLLKKAAQGGQGGGGAGSMGIQRAAVINMTSLLGSVELNWGERANNFKWYPYRTSKSALNMVSRCMAVDLEPDGILCMAIHPGWVRTDMGGSEAPLSPDESISSILSVIGGLTEKDHGSFLNFTGEVLPCLFSGKHRVLSYSSFHILHSVSCPRW; encoded by the exons ATGAACTGTGCAATGAATTTCAAAAACTGCGGCTCTGTTCTAGTAACGGGAGCCAGCCGTGGGCTCGGACTGCAGATAGTTGACAGCCTGGCGAATGGAGGTTTCTCACCCGGCAAGATTATAGCCACCAGCAGACACCCTGCCAGCGCACAG AAACTTCAGGAACTGGCAGCgaaacatccaaacatccatATCATTCCTCTGG ATGTCGTGAAACAAGACAGCATAGAGAAATGTGTGGAAGAGGTTGGCCAGCTGGTACAAGAAGATGGTCTAAACTGCCTGATAAACAATGCAGGGATCAACGTGGTGGCTGACTTTAATACTGTGACCACAGAGAAGATGATAGAAAACTTCCATACCAATGCTGTGGCTCCTCTCATGATCACCAAG GCCTTCCTGCCCTTATTAAAGAAAGCTGCACAGGGAGGGCAAGGCGGAGGAGGTGCCGGGAGCATGGGCATCCAGAGGGCCGCAGTCATTAACATGACCTCTCTGCTTGGCTCTGTGGAGCTTAACTGGGGAGAACGGGCCAACAACTTCAAATGGTACCCGTACAGGACATCTAAG AGTGCCCTGAACATGGTGAGCCGCTGCATGGCAGTAGACCTTGAGCCTGATGGGATTCTCTGTATGGCTATACATCCTGGCTGGGTCCGCACTGACATGGGGGGATCTGAG gcCCCACTGAGTCCAGATGAAAGCATTTCTTCAATCTTGTCTGTAATTGGTGGACTGACTGAAAAGGATCACGGGTCATTTCTAAACTTTACAGGAGAAGTTTTGCCATG TTTGTTCTCTGGAAAGCACAGAGTATTGTCTTACAGCTCATTTCACATCCTCCATTCTGTATCGTGTCCCAGATGGTAA
- the si:dkey-12e7.4 gene encoding C-factor isoform X2 — protein MNCAMNFKNCGSVLVTGASRGLGLQIVDSLANGGFSPGKIIATSRHPASAQKLQELAAKHPNIHIIPLDVVKQDSIEKCVEEVGQLVQEDGLNCLINNAGINVVADFNTVTTEKMIENFHTNAVAPLMITKAFLPLLKKAAQGGQGGGGAGSMGIQRAAVINMTSLLGSVELNWGERANNFKWYPYRTSKSALNMVSRCMAVDLEPDGILCMAIHPGWVRTDMGGSEAPLSPDESISSILSVIGGLTEKDHGSFLNFTGEVLPW, from the exons ATGAACTGTGCAATGAATTTCAAAAACTGCGGCTCTGTTCTAGTAACGGGAGCCAGCCGTGGGCTCGGACTGCAGATAGTTGACAGCCTGGCGAATGGAGGTTTCTCACCCGGCAAGATTATAGCCACCAGCAGACACCCTGCCAGCGCACAG AAACTTCAGGAACTGGCAGCgaaacatccaaacatccatATCATTCCTCTGG ATGTCGTGAAACAAGACAGCATAGAGAAATGTGTGGAAGAGGTTGGCCAGCTGGTACAAGAAGATGGTCTAAACTGCCTGATAAACAATGCAGGGATCAACGTGGTGGCTGACTTTAATACTGTGACCACAGAGAAGATGATAGAAAACTTCCATACCAATGCTGTGGCTCCTCTCATGATCACCAAG GCCTTCCTGCCCTTATTAAAGAAAGCTGCACAGGGAGGGCAAGGCGGAGGAGGTGCCGGGAGCATGGGCATCCAGAGGGCCGCAGTCATTAACATGACCTCTCTGCTTGGCTCTGTGGAGCTTAACTGGGGAGAACGGGCCAACAACTTCAAATGGTACCCGTACAGGACATCTAAG AGTGCCCTGAACATGGTGAGCCGCTGCATGGCAGTAGACCTTGAGCCTGATGGGATTCTCTGTATGGCTATACATCCTGGCTGGGTCCGCACTGACATGGGGGGATCTGAG gcCCCACTGAGTCCAGATGAAAGCATTTCTTCAATCTTGTCTGTAATTGGTGGACTGACTGAAAAGGATCACGGGTCATTTCTAAACTTTACAGGAGAAGTTTTGCCATGGTAA
- the syt19 gene encoding synaptotagmin-5 isoform X1, whose amino-acid sequence MVMQMDYPAPVGKLSFTGDLKAPLSDTVKYCILGISIILLLLALGILAWQTFRCCTQTHSSFSQHNSLNNDLLNSDEKQGTAGGAPCTRVEDVNKEVQRLSRCLSQNLVPSSDSSQTEEVMGDQASIKKVDGTLRFSIYYDQLQSCLVVTILKVEGLVEHSQKCNLHPFVKISLMWAGSHGLELESRVNEECQVLWTVLQEWRTRIVKGSCNPLFGDQFSCVLHEDKELRHMNLRMEVRDFDKFSRHTVLGEVRVPLGQLNISYPLELQENLQIPQKDLVGEVLLSLKFLPTSQRLEVGLLKVKTVLPEICSEKALYARISVQCNQCKLRYQKTSSIAYCLVTVFNEILMFSLPEFPLEQCKILVSVFEIHMTKKSTKHLIGQLTVEKDKSSEDKHWSLMMGSVRQPVARWHGLLL is encoded by the exons ATGGTGATGCAGATGGACTATCCAGCACCTGTGGGGAAACTCTCCTTTACTGGAGACTTGAAGGCGCCACTCTCAGACACAGTCAAGTACTGCATCCTGGGTATCTCAATCATTCTTCTTCTCCTGGCACTCGGTATCTTGGCATGGCAGACCTTCAGatgctgcacacaaacacactcctcATTTTCTCAGCACAACTCTT TGAACAATGATCTACTGAACTcagatgaaaaacaaggaaCAGCAGGAGGAGCTCCGTGTACCAGG GTGGAGGATGTAAACAAAGAGGTCCAAAGGCTGAGTCGCTGTCTCTCCCAGAACTTAGTTCCCTCCTCTGATTCCAGCCAGACAGAGGAAGTCATGGGAGATCAAGCAAGCATTAAAAAG GTTGATGGAACACTACGATTCTCCATCTATTATGACCAGCTACAGTCCTGTCTAGTGGTAACCATCTTGAAGGTGGAGGGACTTGTAGAGCATAGTCAGAAGTGCAACCTCCATCCATTTGTCAAGATAAGTCTCATGTGGGCAGGTTCACATGGACTAGAGTTGGAGAGCAGAGTGAATGAGGAG TGCCAAGTGCTGTGGACAGTGCTGCAGGAGTGGCGGACTCGTATTGTGAAGGGCAGCTGTAATCCTTTATTTGGAGACCAGTTCAGCTGTGTTTTACATGAAGATAAGGAGCTTCGTCACATGAACCTTAGGATGGAG GTGAGGGACTTTGACAAATTCTCCAGACACACAGTTTTAGGAGAGGTGAGGGTTCCTCTGGGGCAGCTCAACATCTCCTACCCCCTGGAGCTCCAAGAAAATCTTCAGATACCCCAGAAG GATCTCGTGGGAGAGGTGCTTTTATCATTGAAGTTTCTTCCCACCTCTCAGAGGCTTGAGGTTGGACTGCTGAAAGTTAAAACAGTCCTGCCAGAAATATGCTCAGAAAAAG cCTTGTATGCCAGGATCAGTGTGCAGTGCAACCAGTGCAAGCTCAGGTACCAGAAAACCTCTTCCATAGCCTACTGCCTGGTGACCGTCTTTAATGAGATCCTTATGTTCTCTCTACCAGAGTTTCCTCTTGAGCAATGCAAAATTTTGGTCTCTGTGTTTGAAATCCATATGACAAAGAAATCCACCAAACACCTGATtggacagttgactgtggagaAGGACAAAAGTTCAGAGGACAAACACTGGAGCTTAATGATGGGCTCTGTCCGCCAACCAGTAGCAAGGTGGCATGGACTGCTGTTGTGA